cgaggtcattcagcgctgaaacggaaactgacagtaaaaaggtttgaaaggtttaacaggaggaaaacctccaagcagttgcagtatgaaacagttgttagagaggttggaaagtaagatggaggaaagaaaatacgaacggaggtgcagtaaaaggtacggaaggggttgcaggcgccttgcaaagaaccttaagtaatgcctacagtaccccgcacgaggtgcactgacggctctaccccctaCTGGGAGATTtactttgcaaaagaaaaacaaaagtaaaacgaaaaatgggaaataataaaaagcgATAGTTAGTGaccggaaaagaaaaaaaaggagacgaacagagagagagagagagagagagagagagagagagagagagagagagatggaaaagggtAGGAAAAATGGAACATCGATAGAATGTGGGGGGGGAAAAGAATTTTGGACAATCGGAAAAGAGAGGAGAGGGTTAAAGAATAGAGACAATAATAGATAGCAGCAAGGGAAATGGCTTTagtttttttaccttttgatattcttatttttgtttttattttcactgttgcGTAAAATGTAAATAGTTGTTTGTTTCtgttaaattgtttattttcttgtgtgtgattttttttatgaagtacatTTATTCCAgatttaaagttaatttcattatttttttcttaaattcttctCTCTTATAAGTCAGCTCaggttcttaataaaaaaaaaatatgtattctttttcttgtatttacgtTAATTATTTAATATGTACTCGGTATGTAGTCGAATGTAGTGTGTCGCAGCAGGCCTCTTATGGGCATGGGTGGGCTAGCAGCCCCACACGAAAATGCTTAGTAAAACTTGCCATCCACATGAagggatatactgtatacatatatataaacacataaaataaataaatatatatatatccctttgtgtgggtgacatatacatatacagtatgtctgtgtctgtgtatgtatttatgtatgtactgatatccatacacgtatacatacaacATTCTTTGACAAGCACATAATAAAAAACTCCTATACAGAACCTGACGCCAAAGTGACGGCTCAATTCTTCAAGTTCAGTACACGTCTGAAGGCGaagccacggagagagagagagagagagagagagagagagagagagagagagagagagagagagagagagagagagagagagagagagagagagagaataaacctaAATTAAAATGCAGGAAGATCCTTCACTGTGTggtaaaggtaaaaaaagaaaaaaaaatatcaagagagagtttttttctttgaagccaaaaaaagaacagaaatataaaaaatatataaacaagaacgTATGAGAGACCCTTATGATGATTAGACCAAGATGATGAACAGCATATGATGTTCCCCACGTGAGGTATGATGAACATCCTTTCATGTAAGATTCGCCTTGCTGAtggtaatgattataatgatgatgataatgagtgaCTGATTGTACCTGCTTGGAAAAGCTTCATAGTGGTAGCCTCAGTAGCAGCAGTAATAGCAGTAGCCGTATGAATAGCAGCAGTAGTTGTATTAATAGCAGCAGTAGCcgtattattattagaagcagtagcagtagtagtcttagtagcagtagtaatagtagcaatagcagtattagtagtagcagtaatagcaaTACCAGTATTAGTAGCAGCAGTAATAGCAGAGTCGCATTAGTAGCAGCAGTAGCCGTATTAATAGCAGAAGTAGCTGTATTAATGGCAGCAGTAGTAGCATTAGCCGTATTAATTGCAACAGTAGCCGTATTAATAGCAGAAGTAGCCGTATTAATAGCAGAAGCAACCGCATTAATAACAGAAGTAGTCGTGATAATAGCAGCAGTAGCCGTATTCATAACAGCAGTGGTAGCAGTGGCCGTGTTAATAGCAGCAATAGTAGCAGTGGCCGTATTAATAAGAGCAGCAGCCGTATTAATAACAGCAGTAGCCGTATTAATAAcagcagtagtagcagtggtCGTATCAATAACAGCAGTAGCCGTATTAATAACAGCAGTGGTAGCAGTGGCCGTATTAAGAACAGCAGTAGTAGCAGTGGCCGTATTAATAACAGCAGTAGCCGTATTAATAGCGGAAGCAGCAGTATTAATAGCAACATTAGTAGCAGGATCAGCAGAACGAGAAGGCAAGGAGAGGGAAGGTGTGTatgtgggggggggaaggggaaggggaaggggaggggaatgggaagggaggggaCTTATATAGCGCTTCCGTGTATTTTGCTCGCTCCGGGAATCTGTTTGGGCTTATAATCCAATGCAAACATTGGGcgactcttcttcctcctcctcctcctcctcctcctcctcctcctcctcctcctcctcctcctcctcctcctcctcctcctcctccgctttcgctctgggaagagagagagagagagagagagggggggagctACTTTGGGGAGGGGGTTCAAAGGCTACCCCCACTCCCCGGCTCTTCTAGTTTAAACTCGGCGAGATATATAAAGCGATGCTGCGAGAGACTCGGAGAGGAAGATGGTAATGAtggtgatggtaatgatgatgatggtggtggtggtgatgatggtggaGGTACGTGATGGTGATGAATGGGGAGGAGAAATGTGGGTGGAGatgagaagagatagagagagagaggaagatggtgattaataaagatgattttggtgatgatagTGTGTGTATAGAGAAATGTtggtggaaatgagagagagagagagagagagagagagagagagagagagagagagagaggaggaaccatgggaattgggagagagagaaaaaaaaagagagagagagaaggtaaaaaccatgggaattgagagagagagagagagagagagagagagagagagagagagagagagagagagaagaagaaaaagtctaGGATTATCTCCTGcaagcaataagaaaaaaactgtGAGAGAACAAATTTGCCTGGggcacacacccaaacacacacacacacacacatgaatagaATTTGTCTGCaggtacagataaaaaaaaacacctgtaaCTTGAAAGCTaactttaaaaagagaaaaaaaagcaaggcTTCCAGGCTGGGATGTAGTTGAGTTTCTGCTTCTTAAGTGAAgcagttatcatttttttttaaagttgtagtttttaatctttttaattgtttctatttttaaatatttttagattgaaaatatttcagatattttacttatttatttgttttttgcagGTAGGTGCTTGGCATATCCAGAAGGCTGTACTGGTGAGTaataaagcatctctctctctctctctctctctctctctctctctctctctctctctctctctctctcaccttgactGGAAAGCCtattgttatcatttattttcccttcgttaatattaatgttttcttgTTCTGTCATtcgtacactctctctctctctctctctctctctctctctctctctctctctctctctctctctctctgaaatattaatatttttgttctgttatttctagcaaacttttttctctctctctctctctctctctctctctctctctctctctctctgtgtgtgtgtgtgtgtgtgaaatattaatattttcttgctcTGTTATTCGtaacaaatatttctctctctctctctctctctctctctctctctctctctctctctctctctctctctctctctctcagaaatgattGCATCTGACCCCCTGTATAATCAGTCAGTGTTGCCAACTAACGGAATGAAAAATGCTGGAAATTACTGTAACTCATCTTTCTTGAGACAAATGATTTCGTCTCTCCCCCTAATGATCGCTTCGCCTCCTCCGtgagtgaaaggaaaagaaaatagttgttttgaatgaggggaaaaatgatttattataatttattctcatttattgcATGATTTCTCTCTTCGTATTCTTcttacccttttttttcttttgctcctttattcttcctcctctctaTGTCTTACAGTTTTCCCTTATTCTTGTCTTCCcgttatcgtctctctctctctctctctctctctctctctctctctctctctctctctcccttcctacAGCATCCTGCAGTCTTCCTTTCATTCCTaccttttgtttcttccttttcctcctttcatttcctcctattatcctgttttctgttttcttcctcctcctcctcctcctccttctcctatctCTTTGCTTCCTTCCGTCTCTTCGTAGTTTCCTATCCTGTCttttcttactcctcctcctcctcctcctcctcctcctaggctacctattctttcttccctctccgcCTAGTCTCTTATCttgtcttttcttcctcctcatcccacttctcccttccctctctctatTCTTTCTTGTCCGCTCGCCCTCatgtgattatctctctctctctctctctctctctctctctctctctctctctctctctctctctctctctcaaaccccgATTCGCTTGTCCTTGACATACGACTTCCTCTTCGCTTCCCCTCCCCTCcgacctccccttccccttccccttcccccttcccctaccctcagTCTTCCATTCATTGTGGTTTTGTCCCCCCCTCTTTATACCCCCTCTTcgttccccttcctcttccccttcccccttctccttcccctacccccaGTCTTCTATTCATTGCGGTTTGATCCTCCTCTTTatacccccctcccctctccctctccctcccctactcctcccctcccccccttcccccctcccccccccttaacctacccctacccctacccctaccctcaGTCTTCCATTCATTGCGATTTGGTCACCCTCTTTAtacctctcccctctccctcccttcccccctaccctccccctcccctcccctcccctcccctactcctCCATTCATTGCGGTTTCCATCATCAGTTgccatttatttctcatttcgcTCCGATGCCTTCGTTGTTCGTCTCCTTGTTGGGTCTTGTTCgttgctttttgttgttgttgttttcttttgttgttctttttttcatttttaaggacCGCTGTTGTTTTTCCGTCTGTTGAAGAAGCTGTCTTACCGGGTCTCAGTTTAGGGAGGATGAGTTtgagattatttttgtttctccatGTTGTTAGTCGTAGGATAATgtagcacttttttcttttttattagatagttagatatgtatatggatagatagacagatagaaaaaataaatatgaaaatgacggGGAAAGTAGACAGATTTTTAGAAgtgtatacttgtgtgtgtgtatgtgtatttgtgtttgtgcatatgcatacatgtttgtgtatttcatatgcatatatatatatatatatatatatatatatatatatatatatatatatatatatatatatatatatatatatatatatatatatatatatatatatatagagagagagagagagagagagagagagagagagagagagagagagagagagacttatatgagatataaatatagaaatatcgaGAAAAGGCGTTAGCCTTTAAGCAATATATACgactgtgtatgtgtttatgagagagagagagagagagagagagagagagagagagagagagagagaaaacatctcaCAATCGGAGAGATTAATGACAAAATCTTCGGAGATAGGAGAGATCGATGAGGAACTCCGGAGTCTCAAAGGCAAACATTCACTTCCTCCATAGCCGTTTTAACTCCGCTTTTCATCGTCGATAATATCATCATTAGCATTCTCAGTATCATCAATGGTATCCTCACCATCTTCGTTATTTATGGAAGGATGGCAAGGAAAGGAacggaggaaaagaagaaaaatgtatgtgtgtatgtatatttatgtatttatgtaaatatgtgcatatatacatatactgtattatatatagtatCTCAAAACCTGCCTTTCCTTCCTCACTCccccgtatctctctctctctctctctctctctctctctctctctctctctctctcttcctcctcctcctcctcctcctccacttcgtcatcctctccttcaggaaatttgaattgGTCTCCGCCGGGCCTTACCCCGCCGCCAGCATCTCCGGCCTGTCCGAGAAGTTGCGTTGTATCAGTCGgggtttctcctctctctctctctctctctctctctttatactggTGTGGTAGGCGTTACCGCGTCGAGGTAATGCTCGAGGCCCTCTTAAATTTTTCACGTTGTTATGGTGACATTTTGatcgcctttttagttttctgtaaaagaaaactattgtgccggctttgtctgtccgtccgcactttgtctgtccgcactttgtccgcactttgtctgtccgctctcatcttaaaaactactgaggatagagggctacaaacatactaaattgcagccctctagcctcagtagtttttattttttttaaggatacagaggttaaagttagctataatcgtgcctctggcaaagatataggccgtgattaaagtttcatgggccgcggctcatacaacattataccgagaccaccggaagatagatctatcttcggtggcctttattatacgatgtacagaaaactcgattgcgccgaagaaaattcggcgcattttttacttgttttttttttatttcttttagttttatttgtcgTAGTTTTTAGTTCTTTGATTTTGTTACCTCATCGAGGTAATGCTCGAGGCTCctcgtaattcttttttttttttttatttgccgtcttttatttctttcaattgtattacctcgtcgaggtaataCTCGAGGCCggtttaatttcttattttatttgtctcgtattttatttcttcatgatgataatgattcatgatggaaatatttcataatgatgatggtaatgatagtgattcatgatgatgatgataatgattcataataatgatgataatgattcatgataatgatgataatgattcacGATGATGACTGAGCGgctgaaagtggcccagtgccTGGTTGTATTCCCGACCTTTCTTAAATCACAGATCCgataaactcataaaaaaaagcaagtaaaaataaaaactactgaggctagagggctgcagtttagtACGtatgatcattggagggtggatgaaccacataccaatttgcagccctctagcctcagtagtttctaagatccgagggcggacagacatagttttcttttacggacgACTAAAAAGGGGGATTTGAACGAAtagcaaaacaattaaaaatgaaaagcacaGACACTCTCAAACCTGCCACAACCCTTAGCCTTCAGTTTCGAGGGGCAGTGGATGATAGCGAGGCCTGAGAGAGCAAagagaatgaagtaaaaaaaaaaaaaataaaaaaataaaatcttatctcAGGCGACGGGGAGCGGAAAATGACAATTAAGGTGAGGAAGTTTTGTGGAGAATAGAAGTCAGAAATTTCTCCCTAACAAAAGAGTTTAAACCCGGACGGAAttctggagggggaggggagggggaggatgaaATGGACTTGGGAtgaaaggggtggggggtggtgtTTGTGAGAGACTATGcacacataagaaaaatagtttaTGGTAAGTGAAAAATGATGATGACGTCTGtccttcttagagagagagagagagagagagagagagagagagaaggaacgctAATGATTCAGATACGAATGGTGATGATGGTGTTGATGATGACGGTATGGTAATGATAATGTGTGCTCTTAAGTTAGAGTGGTAGTGATGTTGGTATTACGGTGATAAGTATATGAAGGGAAAAGCAAGTGGCCAGTAATAGCAtttatgcgatatatatatatatatatatatatatatatatatatatatatatatatatatatatatatatatatatatatatatatatatattaatatttatcacattcataattgttctgtgcattagtagaattactaaaaggacctcattcaaactggatggtatctaatggagtatttagtCAGAGAAAAGTTACTAAaaggctttcttggacaaacagtccacattatcaagttatCCGTAttgtagataccatccagtttgaatgatatatttatataatatatatatatatatatatatatatatatatatatatatatatatatatatatatatatatatatatatatatttcgtttgtACATTTGTaatcttgaagaaaaaatgtatctgtgctcccccacccaccctctctaGTTGCAATGTAGTTATTTATATCCTCCAAGGTTACTCTATAATTCATTCTTCTTCTGAGTCGTAATTCTTCCAAACTTCTTTCAGGTCTTTGTGTTTTTGTGCATCAATATTTGACTGCGACATTTCCAACTTTTTCACTACGAAATTGTACAGCGAAAGAGCCTTGAGTAGATAACTATTCTAAAATTTAGCCAACCTTCAATTTGTTTCCATCTTGCATTTTCAACTCGAATTgatctgaaagaataaaaaaattatttaaagagtGAATTaatgctattctttttttttgggtgaattaatgttattttcaaaagtgaattcattttattttgaaaaggtgtTATTTTGAAAATCGGGTTATTGTTGGTTTTAAAAGtg
This Macrobrachium rosenbergii isolate ZJJX-2024 chromosome 42, ASM4041242v1, whole genome shotgun sequence DNA region includes the following protein-coding sequences:
- the LOC136827781 gene encoding micronuclear linker histone polyprotein-like — translated: MVGLWEYDWTMGIQMVYGIMAGLWQYTGLWNYGWVMAVYQPMGVWLNYGSIPGFMEEWIAYGSVSDYGSKPVYESTTGICSRINSRSSRINSRSNRINNRSSRDNSSSSRIHNSSGSSGRVNSSNSSSGRINKSSSRINNSSSRINNSSSSSGRINNSSSRINNSSGSSGRIKNSSSSSGRINNSSSRINSGSSSINSNISSRISRTRRQGEGSLNSARYIKRCCERLGEEDGNDGDGNDDDGGGGDDGGGRCLAYPEGCTVSYPVFSYSSSSSSSSS